The Borreliella andersonii genome has a segment encoding these proteins:
- a CDS encoding ABC transporter substrate-binding protein produces MKKIFILIAILTTFTCTNKDTITLNVFNWAEYIDETLLDQFEKENDIKINYEIFHNNEEMMAKFNNTKNYYDIIVPSEYLIQELIDEGKIEKLDYSKLPNVTKNIAQNLTNLEHDPGNLYSVPAYWGLMGILYNKTKIDLNDMQGFDILFNKKYKKEITMLDSPKDNIGVALKKLGYSINEHDTDKIKEAGKLLKIQNSLLIGYFSDVPAKSLMLNGEASIQLTWSGEAQNAMLKDKNLDFYAPENTNLWIDAFVIPIDAPNKNLAYKFINFLYENEPSYKNFKETRYNSPNKNVIKRIEEEAKNNPEMNLYLEEKFLPKDFSKFEIFKKIPKKIKEEILKIYLNLSS; encoded by the coding sequence ATGAAAAAAATTTTTATATTAATAGCAATTCTTACAACTTTTACTTGCACCAACAAAGACACAATAACTTTAAACGTATTTAATTGGGCAGAATATATTGACGAAACTTTATTAGATCAATTTGAAAAGGAAAACGACATAAAAATTAATTATGAAATCTTTCACAATAATGAAGAAATGATGGCTAAATTTAACAACACAAAAAATTACTACGATATAATAGTCCCATCAGAATATTTAATCCAAGAATTAATCGATGAAGGCAAAATTGAAAAATTAGATTACTCAAAATTGCCAAATGTAACAAAAAATATTGCTCAAAATCTTACAAACTTGGAACATGATCCTGGCAACCTTTATTCAGTGCCAGCCTACTGGGGATTAATGGGAATACTTTACAATAAAACTAAAATAGATTTAAATGACATGCAAGGTTTTGACATTTTATTTAATAAAAAATATAAAAAAGAGATTACAATGCTAGATTCTCCTAAAGACAATATTGGAGTTGCTTTAAAAAAACTTGGATACTCAATAAATGAACATGATACAGATAAAATTAAAGAAGCTGGAAAACTTTTAAAAATCCAAAATTCACTATTAATCGGATATTTCTCAGATGTGCCTGCAAAATCATTAATGCTAAATGGAGAAGCATCTATTCAACTCACATGGAGCGGAGAAGCACAAAACGCTATGCTAAAAGACAAAAACTTAGATTTTTATGCACCGGAAAACACCAATCTATGGATAGATGCATTTGTAATTCCTATTGATGCTCCAAATAAAAACTTGGCTTACAAATTCATAAACTTTTTATACGAAAATGAACCATCTTATAAAAATTTCAAAGAAACTAGATATAATTCTCCAAACAAAAACGTAATAAAAAGAATAGAAGAAGAGGCAAAAAATAATCCCGAAATGAACTTATATTTAGAAGAAAAATTTTTACCAAAAGATTTTTCTAAATTTGAAATTTTTAAAAAAATACCCAAAAAAATAAAAGAAGAAATCCTTAAAATATACTTAAATCTATCTTCTTGA